A region of uncultured Draconibacterium sp. DNA encodes the following proteins:
- a CDS encoding M20/M25/M40 family metallo-hydrolase — MLIRKTVLIYFSLLMFLFSANAQNEALSKIDIPDLKEYLTFIASDELQGRELGTEVDGLEITANYLADYAKETGLKPAVENYFQPVPILHTTPSTDDFIEVNNKKGKSVYRSKELVKLTQIPGVFSLDEEPVTFIGFGENIEPLDIKDKLVIVAQGSAESFSGEEAFEWQNRVESAKINAIMEKQPKALLIITNPKDTENKTFKQLNGWMSRSGYSVKTDDDGTEQPAVLLATPKVADALLGKKGQYEKYLEDIVAGSEELAEVSETLSLKSGSEPELLEGKNVIAYVEGSDPVLKNEYIVFMAHYDHLGIGEDGDVYNGADDNGSGTVAIMEVAEAFASLKEKPKRSIVFLWVTCEEKGHFGSSYYCDHPVFPLDKTVASINLDMVGRVYDGPRDDVWKDSPKKVKDFDGLYTLSNDVWPGLAEINAEHCAELGLVPDTSLPKERFLRASDHYHFHKNGVPILNYATGYHADYHKVGDEVERINFEKIKRVADLCFLVGFDLANKEDIEF, encoded by the coding sequence ATGTTAATACGTAAAACTGTACTTATTTATTTTAGCCTGTTGATGTTTCTGTTTTCGGCCAATGCACAGAACGAAGCACTGTCGAAAATCGATATTCCTGATTTAAAAGAATACCTCACATTTATTGCGTCCGACGAATTGCAGGGACGCGAGCTGGGTACCGAAGTGGACGGACTTGAAATTACGGCGAACTACCTGGCCGATTATGCAAAAGAAACTGGGCTGAAACCAGCTGTGGAAAACTATTTTCAGCCAGTACCAATTTTACACACCACACCAAGTACAGATGATTTTATTGAAGTGAATAATAAAAAAGGGAAGTCGGTATACCGGTCGAAAGAGCTGGTAAAACTAACCCAGATTCCCGGCGTTTTTAGTCTTGATGAGGAACCTGTTACGTTTATTGGTTTTGGCGAAAATATTGAGCCGCTCGATATAAAAGACAAACTTGTAATTGTTGCGCAGGGAAGTGCCGAATCGTTTTCAGGCGAAGAGGCTTTTGAATGGCAGAACCGTGTAGAGAGCGCAAAAATAAATGCCATAATGGAAAAGCAACCCAAAGCTTTGCTGATAATTACCAATCCGAAAGACACGGAGAATAAAACCTTTAAACAATTAAATGGCTGGATGAGTAGGTCGGGGTACAGCGTAAAAACTGACGACGATGGTACTGAGCAACCTGCTGTTTTACTCGCCACTCCAAAAGTTGCCGATGCCTTGTTGGGTAAAAAAGGGCAGTACGAAAAATACCTGGAAGATATTGTTGCAGGCTCGGAGGAGCTTGCCGAAGTTTCAGAAACACTAAGCCTGAAATCAGGATCGGAACCGGAATTGCTCGAAGGCAAAAATGTTATTGCTTACGTTGAAGGATCGGACCCGGTTTTAAAAAACGAATACATTGTTTTTATGGCGCACTACGATCATCTTGGAATTGGCGAGGATGGTGATGTATATAACGGTGCCGACGATAACGGTTCGGGAACTGTGGCCATCATGGAAGTGGCCGAAGCTTTTGCCAGCCTAAAAGAAAAACCAAAACGAAGCATTGTATTTCTATGGGTAACCTGCGAAGAGAAAGGCCATTTCGGATCGAGTTATTATTGTGATCATCCGGTATTTCCGCTGGATAAAACTGTTGCTTCCATTAACCTCGATATGGTCGGCCGTGTTTACGACGGTCCGCGCGACGATGTTTGGAAAGATTCACCTAAAAAAGTTAAGGACTTTGATGGATTGTATACTTTATCGAACGACGTGTGGCCCGGGTTGGCCGAGATAAATGCAGAACACTGTGCCGAATTGGGATTAGTGCCCGACACCAGCTTGCCCAAAGAACGTTTTTTACGTGCCAGCGACCATTACCATTTTCACAAAAACGGTGTGCCTATCTTGAATTATGCCACCGGTTATCATGCCGATTACCACAAAGTTGGCGATGAGGTGGAAAGAATAAATTTTGAGAAAATAAAGCGTGTTGCCGATCTCTGTTTTTTAGTTGGTTTTGATTTGGCCAATAAAGAAGACATTGAGTTTTAA